The following proteins are encoded in a genomic region of Thermococcus henrietii:
- a CDS encoding LSm family protein yields MAERPLDVIHRSLDKDVLVLLKRGGEFRGRLIGYDIHLNVVLADASLMQDGEEVKKYGKIVIRGDNVLAISPVEIE; encoded by the coding sequence ATGGCGGAAAGACCACTCGATGTTATTCACAGGTCCCTTGATAAGGACGTCCTCGTGCTCCTCAAGAGGGGTGGCGAGTTCAGGGGAAGGCTCATCGGTTACGACATCCACCTGAACGTCGTCCTCGCCGACGCCTCGCTCATGCAGGACGGCGAGGAGGTTAAGAAGTACGGTAAAATTGTCATCAGGGGAGACAATGTCCTGGCCATCTCCCCGGTCGAGATAGAGTGA
- a CDS encoding tRNA (guanine(10)-N(2))-dimethyltransferase, with protein MELIEVSEGSARFLVPKAERIYDAPVFYNPVMALNRDISVLVARALEPKRVLDALSATGIRGIRYALESPAEEVWLNDISDEAYSLMKRNVALNFEGELYEEGDRSYLWGEKLIVINKGDANRLMAENFRYFDLVDLDPFGSPMEFLDTALRSVKRKGVLAVTATDTGVLCGAYARACVKNYLARPIRGELCHEAGLRILIGTVVRYSAKYDLGVEVLLAYYRDHYFRAFLRFKSGAKKAEKSLAQLGYLWQDEDGRSTYEKAFLPEKPKAFGPMWLGPLKDSEFMERLSKELETFKPAHKKTRSFVELLASELDVPFHYDTHALARRNGLEVRKVSEVIERLEKLGYRASRTHFSPTAVKTDAPFEVVLDVLRGD; from the coding sequence ATGGAGCTGATTGAGGTCAGTGAAGGTTCCGCGAGGTTCCTCGTACCGAAGGCCGAACGAATTTACGACGCACCGGTCTTCTACAACCCCGTGATGGCGCTCAACAGGGATATAAGCGTCCTCGTCGCCCGTGCTCTTGAACCCAAGAGGGTTCTTGACGCGCTCTCGGCGACTGGAATAAGGGGAATCCGCTACGCCCTCGAAAGTCCAGCGGAGGAGGTCTGGCTCAACGACATAAGCGACGAAGCCTACAGCCTGATGAAGCGGAACGTCGCCCTCAACTTCGAGGGGGAACTCTACGAAGAGGGCGACCGCTCCTACCTCTGGGGCGAGAAGCTAATAGTCATAAACAAGGGCGACGCCAACAGGCTGATGGCGGAGAACTTCCGCTACTTCGACCTGGTTGATTTGGACCCCTTCGGCTCGCCGATGGAGTTCCTCGACACCGCTCTAAGGAGCGTGAAGAGGAAAGGCGTTCTGGCCGTTACGGCAACGGATACCGGAGTTCTCTGCGGGGCCTACGCGAGGGCCTGCGTGAAGAACTACCTCGCGAGGCCGATACGGGGAGAGCTGTGCCACGAGGCCGGTTTGAGAATCCTCATCGGAACCGTGGTTAGATACTCTGCAAAGTACGACCTTGGAGTTGAAGTTCTCCTGGCTTACTACCGCGACCACTACTTCAGGGCGTTCCTCCGGTTTAAGAGCGGGGCGAAGAAGGCCGAGAAGAGCCTCGCCCAGCTCGGCTACCTCTGGCAAGATGAGGACGGAAGGTCCACCTACGAGAAAGCTTTCCTCCCGGAGAAGCCTAAGGCCTTCGGCCCGATGTGGCTCGGCCCGCTGAAGGATTCGGAGTTCATGGAAAGGCTTTCAAAAGAGCTTGAGACCTTTAAACCGGCTCATAAGAAAACGAGGTCCTTTGTGGAGCTACTCGCGAGCGAACTCGACGTTCCGTTCCACTACGACACCCACGCCCTCGCGCGGAGGAACGGCCTGGAAGTGAGGAAGGTGAGCGAGGTAATCGAGAGGCTTGAGAAACTCGGATACAGGGCGAGCAGGACGCACTTCTCGCCAACCGCGGTAAAAACCGATGCCCCCTTCGAGGTGGTGCTCGATGTCCTCAGAGGCGATTAA
- the pepQ gene encoding Xaa-Pro dipeptidase PepQ, which translates to MVMRIERLREYIAEKELDGVIITHKPNLYYFTGSAPVLGGYLLVTADEALFLVPQLEYEEAKETSRVPVEAFKRGPELFERLKSFKLRKLGIEGRTAYSTVQSYREKLGAEEFVTVDDVIKELRMVKTKEELEVIQAACEIADQAMLVAIEEISEGKREREIAAKMEYVMKMNGAEKPAFDTIIASGWRSALPHGVASDKRIERGEFVVIDEGALYRHYNSDTTRTIVVGSPNEKQKDIYQAVLEAQMKGVEMARPGITAKELDTIVRDVIREYGYGDYFIHSTGHGVGLEIHEWPGVNQSDETVLKPGMVVTVEPGIYIPKFGGVRIEDTIVITENGAKRLTRTERELI; encoded by the coding sequence GTGGTCATGAGAATCGAAAGGCTCAGGGAATACATAGCCGAAAAGGAACTGGACGGCGTAATAATAACCCATAAGCCGAACCTCTACTACTTCACGGGCTCTGCCCCCGTTCTCGGCGGCTACCTGCTCGTAACGGCTGACGAGGCGCTCTTCCTCGTTCCCCAGCTTGAGTATGAGGAAGCCAAAGAAACCTCGCGCGTTCCCGTTGAGGCCTTCAAGCGCGGGCCAGAGCTCTTCGAGAGGCTCAAGTCCTTCAAGCTGAGGAAGCTCGGAATCGAGGGAAGAACTGCCTACTCAACCGTCCAGAGCTACCGCGAGAAGCTCGGAGCTGAAGAGTTCGTGACCGTTGATGACGTCATAAAGGAGCTGAGAATGGTTAAAACGAAGGAAGAACTTGAGGTCATCCAGGCTGCGTGCGAGATAGCGGACCAGGCGATGCTCGTTGCCATAGAGGAGATAAGCGAGGGCAAGCGCGAGAGGGAAATAGCCGCCAAGATGGAGTACGTCATGAAGATGAACGGCGCTGAGAAGCCGGCCTTTGATACGATAATCGCGAGTGGCTGGCGCTCGGCCCTTCCCCACGGTGTCGCGAGCGACAAGAGAATCGAGCGGGGTGAGTTCGTCGTTATAGACGAGGGCGCCCTCTACAGGCACTACAACTCCGACACGACGAGGACCATCGTGGTCGGCAGTCCCAACGAGAAGCAGAAGGACATCTATCAGGCGGTTCTCGAGGCCCAGATGAAGGGCGTTGAGATGGCGAGGCCGGGAATAACCGCGAAGGAGCTCGACACAATCGTTAGGGACGTCATCAGGGAGTACGGCTACGGCGACTACTTCATCCACTCCACCGGCCACGGCGTCGGCCTTGAGATACACGAGTGGCCCGGCGTGAACCAGAGCGACGAGACCGTCCTCAAGCCCGGTATGGTCGTCACCGTCGAGCCGGGCATCTACATTCCCAAGTTCGGTGGGGTAAGGATAGAGGACACGATAGTCATAACCGAAAACGGGGCCAAGAGGCTGACGAGGACGGAGAGGGAGCTAATCTAA
- a CDS encoding DUF402 domain-containing protein: MKIHLIYRRIPNRVLERDDEVVADLGDVIVAKAKFEGMLAPLRVNGVEVIKNGYTMLYFAFIGKNYDLLKVYDGRGNFKGLYVDVLAYTKRNGNTLEMLDLFLDIFIFPDGGAFLLDEDELEMALNYGLIDRETFDFAYSVAREILKKAERGEFPPEIVWKYGEVLR; this comes from the coding sequence ATGAAAATCCACCTAATCTACCGGCGGATTCCAAACAGGGTTCTCGAACGGGACGATGAGGTTGTAGCCGATTTAGGAGACGTAATCGTCGCCAAAGCCAAGTTCGAGGGAATGCTCGCCCCGCTGAGGGTGAACGGCGTGGAAGTCATTAAAAACGGCTACACCATGCTCTACTTTGCCTTCATCGGAAAGAACTACGACCTCTTAAAGGTCTATGATGGGCGGGGCAACTTCAAGGGGCTCTACGTTGATGTTCTCGCCTACACAAAGCGCAATGGGAACACCTTAGAGATGCTCGACCTCTTCCTTGACATATTCATCTTCCCGGACGGGGGAGCGTTCCTCCTCGACGAGGACGAACTTGAGATGGCCCTCAACTACGGGCTGATTGACAGAGAGACTTTCGATTTCGCTTACTCCGTCGCGAGGGAGATACTCAAAAAGGCCGAGCGCGGTGAGTTTCCACCCGAAATCGTGTGGAAGTACGGGGAGGTGTTAAGATGA
- the glyS gene encoding glycine--tRNA ligase gives MGEKPDKYEILQDLMRRRGFAWGSFEIYGGSRGFYDYGPLGATIKRKIERKIREAFQREGFFELETPDITPEKVFIASGHVEKFVDPLVECKKCGARFRADHLVEEALGTDVEGLSAEELTKLIREHDIRCPECGGELSDVWYFNLMFETKIGPYGDQKGYLRPETAQGIFVNFKRLNAFARNKLPFGVFQIGKAYRNEISPRQGMLRLREFTQAEAEIFFNPKETEHPHFDEVKDEVLRLYPIEHQLKGLGEIELTAEEAVKRGYVMNTFFAYYMVMVKRTLLDIGIPEDKIRFRQQLPEERAHYSRDTWDAEIHSERFGWVECVGIANRGDYDLSRHMRESGADLTVLIHYDEPKIVRKLEVSLNLKRVGPKLRKDAKRINELIKGWNEEKKRELVELLEKEGKITIEGYELERDDFIIREVEEKITGEKIVPHVLEPSFGIDRPFYLLLENSLVIEEDRTYLKLKKDMAPIEVAVLPLVAKEPLKGIAYNVFRKLQKAGFIVVYDEKDTIGKRYLRYDEIGTPYCVTIDNQTPEDNTVTIRDRDTREQVRVSIEELPSKLRELIFGE, from the coding sequence ATGGGAGAGAAGCCCGACAAGTACGAGATTCTTCAGGATTTGATGAGGAGGCGAGGCTTCGCGTGGGGCAGCTTTGAAATCTACGGAGGTTCACGCGGATTCTACGACTACGGCCCGCTCGGCGCGACGATAAAGAGGAAGATAGAGCGGAAGATAAGGGAGGCCTTCCAGAGGGAGGGCTTTTTCGAGCTTGAAACTCCTGACATAACGCCCGAGAAGGTCTTCATAGCGAGCGGACACGTTGAGAAGTTCGTCGACCCGCTCGTCGAGTGTAAGAAGTGCGGTGCCCGCTTCAGGGCCGACCACCTCGTCGAGGAAGCCCTTGGAACCGACGTCGAGGGATTATCTGCTGAAGAACTCACAAAGCTCATCAGGGAGCACGATATTCGCTGTCCGGAGTGCGGCGGCGAGCTGTCCGATGTGTGGTACTTCAACCTCATGTTCGAGACGAAAATCGGCCCCTACGGCGACCAGAAAGGCTACCTGAGGCCCGAGACGGCCCAGGGCATATTCGTGAACTTCAAGAGGTTGAACGCCTTCGCAAGGAACAAGCTCCCCTTCGGCGTCTTCCAGATTGGGAAGGCCTATAGAAACGAGATTTCACCAAGGCAGGGGATGTTAAGGCTCAGGGAGTTCACGCAGGCAGAGGCCGAGATATTCTTCAACCCGAAGGAAACCGAACACCCGCACTTCGACGAGGTCAAGGACGAGGTTTTGAGGCTCTACCCGATAGAGCACCAGCTCAAGGGCCTTGGCGAGATTGAGCTCACCGCCGAGGAGGCTGTAAAGCGGGGCTACGTGATGAACACCTTCTTCGCCTACTACATGGTCATGGTCAAGAGAACCCTCCTCGACATCGGCATTCCCGAGGACAAGATACGCTTCCGCCAGCAGCTCCCCGAGGAGCGCGCCCACTACTCGCGCGACACCTGGGACGCGGAAATCCACAGCGAGCGCTTCGGCTGGGTGGAATGCGTTGGAATAGCGAACAGGGGAGACTACGACCTGAGCCGGCACATGCGCGAGAGCGGGGCCGACCTTACGGTGCTCATCCACTACGACGAGCCGAAAATCGTGAGAAAGCTGGAGGTTTCCCTCAACCTCAAGCGTGTTGGTCCAAAGCTGAGGAAAGACGCCAAGAGGATAAACGAGCTCATCAAGGGCTGGAACGAGGAGAAAAAGCGCGAGCTGGTTGAGCTCCTTGAGAAAGAGGGCAAAATCACGATAGAGGGCTACGAGCTGGAGAGGGACGACTTCATAATAAGGGAAGTCGAGGAAAAGATTACCGGCGAGAAAATAGTCCCACACGTCCTCGAGCCGAGTTTCGGAATAGACCGCCCCTTCTACCTGCTTCTTGAGAACAGCCTCGTCATCGAGGAGGACAGGACTTATCTAAAGCTCAAGAAGGACATGGCGCCGATTGAAGTTGCTGTCCTCCCGCTCGTCGCCAAGGAACCGCTTAAGGGCATTGCATACAACGTCTTCAGGAAGCTCCAGAAGGCGGGATTCATAGTCGTCTACGACGAGAAGGACACAATTGGAAAGCGCTACCTCCGCTACGACGAGATTGGAACGCCTTACTGCGTGACCATTGACAACCAGACGCCCGAGGACAACACGGTGACGATTCGCGACCGCGACACGAGGGAACAGGTAAGGGTGAGCATCGAGGAGCTACCGTCAAAGCTCAGGGAACTGATTTTCGGGGAGTGA
- a CDS encoding DUF167 domain-containing protein, with amino-acid sequence MSAEFLKETKDGTLLLVYVQPKAKKNEIEGIDEWRGRLKVRVKAPPVGGKANKELVKFLSKVLGAEVELVRGETSREKDLLVRVSAEEVKKRLGFNQKS; translated from the coding sequence ATGAGCGCGGAGTTCTTGAAGGAGACTAAAGACGGGACGCTCCTTCTCGTTTACGTCCAGCCGAAGGCAAAGAAAAACGAGATTGAGGGAATCGACGAGTGGCGTGGGAGATTGAAGGTCAGGGTGAAGGCGCCGCCCGTTGGAGGGAAGGCAAACAAGGAGCTGGTTAAGTTCCTCTCAAAGGTCCTTGGGGCTGAAGTCGAGCTGGTTCGCGGGGAGACGAGCAGGGAGAAGGACTTGCTGGTCAGGGTGAGTGCTGAGGAGGTAAAGAAGAGGCTGGGATTTAACCAGAAGTCTTAA
- a CDS encoding 50S ribosomal protein L35ae yields MARVKAVVLSYAGSHEHQDNHRMILKPIGIDDRGSAAQLIGRKVVWRTPTGRKMFGRVIKTHGNRGEVKAVFKPGLPGQALGDIVEIL; encoded by the coding sequence ATGGCGAGGGTGAAGGCTGTCGTCCTCTCCTACGCGGGTTCTCACGAGCACCAGGACAACCACAGAATGATTCTCAAGCCCATCGGAATCGACGACAGGGGAAGCGCGGCCCAGCTCATCGGCAGGAAGGTCGTCTGGAGGACCCCGACCGGTAGGAAGATGTTCGGCAGGGTCATCAAGACCCACGGCAACCGCGGTGAGGTCAAGGCCGTCTTCAAGCCCGGTCTTCCGGGGCAGGCCCTTGGAGACATCGTCGAGATTCTCTAA
- a CDS encoding HAD family hydrolase, with amino-acid sequence MTVYLFDFDGTLVDSTGAVEKALRIAIEKTIPAVIESDLYDEYYKALFLFIKGKLTYGHLGVIHELVAQGTIHEYYKLMPKYIKDFPFAREVVRELRKRGRKVISFSGEHTYPGGKVIFMKKTNWYDEFDEVITFKGTKDMLKKFQTLRELYPDEPFVWVDDSPSRFTYVLDENTLLVQKASPYKSDVPLLFDRVNFVKIKSIREVLEIDDGLSEFLGDKT; translated from the coding sequence GTGACGGTTTACCTCTTCGACTTCGACGGAACGCTCGTTGACAGCACCGGCGCGGTGGAGAAGGCGTTGAGGATAGCCATCGAGAAGACGATTCCTGCGGTGATTGAGAGCGACCTCTACGACGAGTATTACAAGGCGCTGTTCCTCTTTATCAAGGGCAAGCTCACCTACGGCCACCTCGGCGTCATACACGAGCTCGTGGCTCAGGGGACAATCCACGAGTACTACAAGCTCATGCCCAAGTACATCAAGGACTTCCCCTTCGCCCGTGAGGTTGTGAGGGAGCTCAGAAAGCGGGGACGGAAGGTAATAAGCTTCTCGGGCGAGCACACTTATCCGGGCGGAAAGGTCATCTTCATGAAGAAGACCAACTGGTACGACGAGTTCGACGAGGTCATAACTTTCAAGGGGACGAAGGACATGCTCAAGAAGTTCCAGACGCTGAGGGAGCTCTACCCGGATGAGCCCTTCGTGTGGGTTGACGACAGCCCGTCGCGCTTCACCTACGTCCTCGACGAGAACACGCTCCTCGTTCAGAAGGCCTCACCTTACAAGAGCGACGTTCCGCTCCTCTTTGACCGGGTGAACTTCGTGAAGATAAAATCCATCCGAGAGGTTCTCGAGATAGACGATGGCCTAAGCGAGTTCCTGGGCGATAAAACTTAA
- a CDS encoding VIT1/CCC1 transporter family protein, giving the protein MSSEAIKLARRFYLDEWADAELYERLAEWEKDENIMAEFKRLAELERWHAEFWKSFLERRNEKPPRPRVNRLTVWSVKLLRKFLGPGSVASLLEMGENSAIEKYFRFLNEYAREMSDEERETLRRVILDEIEHEKFFREEEKAFHVENIRDLVLGMNDGLVEILGAVTGLSAVYPNNPQLVGISGLIVGVAGALSMAIGTFVSVRSQRQVKESIRSRTEVLFEVSPEKTAEELREKLVEGGMPKDMAKEIAEKLKDNPDAVKKLLLPEAEENEVRAALYTGLSYLLGVVFPVTPYFLASNSLTALAFSVLFAGSALAIVATLISLLSGISVKKKVAEMVTTGLGAAFLSYLFGRAMEAIFHVSAL; this is encoded by the coding sequence ATGTCCTCAGAGGCGATTAAGCTCGCAAGGCGCTTCTACCTCGACGAGTGGGCAGACGCGGAGCTGTACGAGAGGCTCGCCGAGTGGGAAAAGGACGAGAATATAATGGCGGAGTTCAAGCGTCTGGCCGAGCTTGAGCGCTGGCACGCCGAGTTCTGGAAGTCCTTCCTCGAGAGGAGGAACGAGAAACCGCCGAGGCCGAGGGTGAACCGCCTGACTGTATGGAGCGTTAAGCTCCTTCGGAAGTTCCTTGGGCCGGGTTCGGTGGCGTCTCTCCTTGAGATGGGCGAGAACAGCGCGATAGAGAAGTACTTCCGCTTCCTCAACGAATACGCCCGCGAGATGAGCGATGAGGAGCGCGAAACCCTGAGGAGGGTAATCCTCGACGAGATAGAGCACGAGAAGTTCTTCCGCGAGGAGGAGAAGGCCTTCCACGTGGAGAACATCAGGGACCTCGTCCTCGGAATGAACGACGGCCTCGTCGAGATACTCGGAGCGGTTACGGGCCTCTCGGCGGTTTACCCGAACAACCCCCAGCTCGTCGGGATAAGCGGTCTCATCGTCGGAGTTGCCGGCGCGCTCTCGATGGCGATAGGCACCTTCGTCTCGGTCCGCTCGCAGAGGCAGGTCAAGGAATCAATCCGCTCGAGGACCGAGGTCCTCTTCGAGGTCTCACCCGAGAAAACGGCCGAAGAACTCAGGGAAAAGCTGGTAGAGGGTGGAATGCCCAAGGACATGGCGAAGGAGATAGCGGAGAAGCTCAAGGACAACCCCGATGCCGTTAAAAAGCTCCTCCTTCCCGAGGCCGAGGAGAACGAGGTTCGCGCCGCGTTGTACACGGGCTTATCGTACCTTCTCGGCGTCGTCTTCCCGGTTACTCCCTACTTCCTGGCCTCGAACTCACTCACGGCGCTCGCCTTCTCGGTGCTCTTCGCGGGTTCGGCTCTCGCGATAGTGGCGACGCTGATTTCGCTCCTCTCGGGAATATCGGTCAAGAAGAAGGTCGCGGAGATGGTAACTACTGGCCTCGGCGCGGCGTTCCTGAGCTACCTCTTCGGAAGGGCCATGGAGGCAATCTTCCACGTCTCGGCGCTTTAA
- a CDS encoding type II toxin-antitoxin system VapC family toxin, translating into MTVIVIDTSALVKYLLKEEGWRKVSAFLRKNREITSLELALIEGANAVWKRYRLYRDINFETAQRLLDYLHATREILIYENPIEYLPEGEKVALENGIPIYDALYIAQALKYGKLATPDEKQGKIAEKLGVEVVYL; encoded by the coding sequence ATGACCGTGATAGTAATTGACACCTCGGCCCTCGTCAAGTACCTCCTCAAAGAGGAGGGCTGGAGGAAGGTTTCCGCTTTCCTGAGGAAGAATCGAGAAATCACCTCTCTGGAGCTTGCCTTAATTGAAGGGGCAAACGCCGTCTGGAAGCGCTACCGCCTGTACAGGGACATAAACTTTGAAACCGCCCAGAGGTTGCTGGACTACCTTCACGCGACGAGGGAGATTCTCATTTATGAGAATCCCATTGAATACCTTCCTGAGGGCGAGAAAGTTGCTCTTGAAAACGGCATACCCATCTACGACGCCCTCTACATCGCCCAAGCCCTCAAGTACGGAAAGCTTGCGACGCCCGATGAGAAACAGGGAAAAATAGCGGAAAAGCTCGGCGTTGAGGTGGTTTACCTTTAA
- a CDS encoding 50S ribosomal protein L37e: MGAGTAPKGKRNRTPTHIRCRRCGRRAFNVKKGYCAACGFGRSRRMRKYSWSHKWKKKRNLSY, translated from the coding sequence ATGGGAGCCGGAACCGCGCCGAAGGGCAAGCGCAATAGGACCCCTACCCACATCAGGTGCAGGCGCTGTGGTAGGAGGGCCTTCAACGTCAAGAAGGGCTACTGCGCCGCCTGTGGCTTCGGCAGGAGCAGGAGAATGAGGAAGTACAGCTGGAGCCACAAGTGGAAGAAGAAGAGGAACCTCTCCTACTGA
- a CDS encoding MATE family efflux transporter — MILRNETQRRIWQLAWPAIIANISQTLLNLVDTLMVGHVSALAIAAVGLGGQVSWFMFPIMMSVSVGTLALVARAVGAKEFKRAELVLEQSLYLAFLLGIPVLLFGWFFGDDVLRIMGAKGELLSLAYAYLKVVFLFYPVRFVVFTINSALRGAGDTKTPMKVGILMNVMNALFDYLLIYGKLGFPRLGAVGAAWASGIGISSALVVLLVLLFSNRLILKFEPSWRFKWDIVERIVRIGTPTLVERSLFSFYNFLYMSIVTRFGDVALAAHQIGLRIESIAYMPAFGFNVATSALVGQNLGAGKPEEAERTVYEAMKMAGLFMGVMGAVLILFPRYLVMPFLNPNDPNYAEVLHLASIYLIIVGVSEVPLAWVFVLSGALRGAGDTKSPMYVTAISKLLFRIIPAYLLGFGFSIPSFHVLGFTFPGFTFEGLGVIAAWIAMSLETFTSAGMYWWIFKKGKWKHVKV; from the coding sequence ATGATACTCCGTAACGAGACCCAGCGCAGGATATGGCAGCTCGCGTGGCCCGCTATTATCGCCAACATCTCCCAGACCCTTCTCAACTTAGTGGACACGCTCATGGTCGGCCACGTGAGCGCCCTGGCAATAGCCGCGGTGGGTCTCGGTGGGCAGGTAAGCTGGTTCATGTTCCCAATAATGATGTCGGTCTCCGTCGGAACCCTCGCCCTCGTTGCTAGGGCCGTGGGTGCAAAGGAGTTCAAACGGGCGGAGCTCGTTCTCGAACAGAGCCTCTACCTGGCTTTTCTCCTCGGAATTCCCGTCCTGCTTTTCGGCTGGTTCTTCGGCGACGACGTGCTGAGGATTATGGGCGCAAAGGGAGAGCTTTTGAGCCTCGCCTACGCCTACCTCAAGGTCGTTTTCCTTTTCTATCCCGTCCGCTTCGTGGTCTTTACGATAAACTCGGCCCTCAGGGGAGCCGGCGATACAAAGACTCCGATGAAGGTAGGAATCCTTATGAACGTCATGAACGCGCTCTTTGACTACCTTCTAATCTACGGGAAGCTCGGCTTTCCGAGGCTCGGAGCCGTTGGAGCGGCGTGGGCATCTGGAATAGGCATAAGCTCGGCGCTCGTTGTTCTCCTTGTTCTTCTGTTCTCGAACAGGCTCATCCTTAAGTTTGAGCCGAGCTGGCGCTTCAAATGGGACATCGTGGAGAGAATCGTCCGCATAGGCACACCGACGCTCGTTGAGAGGAGCCTCTTCAGCTTCTACAACTTCCTCTACATGAGCATAGTCACCCGCTTCGGCGACGTGGCTTTAGCGGCACACCAGATAGGCCTCAGGATTGAGAGCATCGCCTACATGCCGGCCTTCGGCTTCAACGTCGCAACATCGGCCCTGGTCGGCCAGAACCTTGGCGCCGGAAAGCCGGAGGAGGCCGAGAGGACGGTTTATGAAGCTATGAAGATGGCAGGCCTCTTCATGGGCGTCATGGGCGCGGTGCTAATCCTCTTCCCGCGCTACCTCGTCATGCCCTTCCTCAACCCGAACGACCCGAACTACGCCGAGGTCCTCCACCTCGCGAGCATCTACCTCATAATCGTTGGCGTGAGCGAGGTTCCCCTCGCGTGGGTCTTCGTTCTCAGCGGAGCTCTAAGGGGAGCCGGAGATACGAAGAGCCCGATGTACGTAACCGCGATAAGCAAGCTCCTGTTTCGGATTATTCCGGCATACCTTCTCGGCTTTGGGTTTTCAATTCCGAGCTTTCACGTTCTCGGCTTCACGTTCCCGGGCTTTACCTTCGAGGGTCTCGGCGTCATAGCGGCGTGGATTGCGATGAGCCTCGAGACCTTCACGAGCGCCGGAATGTACTGGTGGATTTTCAAGAAGGGCAAGTGGAAGCACGTGAAGGTGTGA
- the vapB gene encoding type II toxin-antitoxin system VapB family antitoxin: MAVISVRVPDELKEKMKKYDINWSEEIRRFIELKVREIDREKLLDEIDSFLENVPELPKGKATKLVRDDRDSN; encoded by the coding sequence ATGGCGGTCATAAGCGTCCGCGTTCCCGACGAGCTTAAGGAGAAGATGAAGAAGTACGACATCAACTGGAGCGAGGAGATACGGCGGTTCATAGAACTCAAGGTAAGGGAAATTGACAGGGAAAAACTGCTGGACGAGATAGATTCGTTCCTTGAGAACGTGCCCGAATTGCCCAAGGGAAAAGCGACAAAGCTCGTGAGGGATGACCGTGATAGTAATTGA